From the Corvus cornix cornix isolate S_Up_H32 chromosome 1A, ASM73873v5, whole genome shotgun sequence genome, the window gacCCTAAAAGatcagagggggaaaaaaaaacaggaaagggaaCATCAGACAACAGGGTATCAGCCAAAAAggaataattagaaaaatactaCTATTCTGTTAAAATCAGATGTGACCATCTATTGAAAAGCTATAATGACAATAATTTCAATATTGTAGAAAATTAGCCACTAACACATGACTGTGGACCATCATAATTTATCAGGCTAGACCACACTTATGATTATAGAAGAACATGTACTTCTTCTCAATGTTAAAAAAGCTAATATACATGACATATGTAATTCAGTGTGGGaaattcagtaaaatatttttttccagtgttttctgaaCTCATCAGAAAACTAATGCGTCCTATTCCAAATAACACTAAATTACATCATGCAATTGCCTAGAACACAAGAGAAACACCACCAAGCTTTTTGTCATTCATGGGGAAACTTCGCTTGGAGAAACAGGAATTGAAGGAATTCTCCAAACGACTACAGGAAATAAGAACCAATTCCACAAAGCCGAACATCCAacagaaaatcctttctttacCAATGACTTTTTCCGCACAACGTCTCAATACTGCCACGTGAATTTGCATAAATGCACAGGGATTCATGACCCCCACGGGAATATTCCCTGCGGGGCggagaagggggaagaaggagaagggaggctGAGAATGAAGTTTGTTTCCACAGAGCCATTCCGGCAACAAAGTCTCAGCCACCTGCCGGCTGGTTCCACACGGAGCAACCACAGCAGCAAACCACGGCACAAGGACTTACACCGGGGCCCACACAAAAGATAACGCGTCCTTCAGCCGCTCCTTTCAGCCTTAAAGCCTTTTCGCCACCTGCTGCTACTTTAGTAGGTACCAAGGAACATCCCGCTTTGCTCCCCCACCtcatcctgcccctctccagcaCTAGCCCGTCCCCCAGCCCACCCCCGGCCCCTGCCCGCCCCACCATGTCCCGCGGCGGGCGGCGCTGCCGTCCCCGCGTCCCTCCGGCTCCCGAACCCGCGGCGCCCCCAGGCCCCGCCCGCCAGCGCGCACGCGCAGCTCCGGCCGGAAGCGCGCTCCCGGCGCTGCCGTAAAGCGGCGCCGCGGCGGAGCCGGGAGGGAGCGGGTGAGATCCCGGTCCGGCCTTCCGGGGTCCGCGGGGAAGCAGGGATGGTtccggcgggagcggggcgggaggcagagccaggggGAGCTGGCGGCCCGAGGAGGCCGGGGGGTCGCTCAGCGGGAGCTGGATTGGATTCCAGTCGCTTGTGATTCGGTTTTGGCTGCCCCGTCCCTgaagtgtccgaggccaggttggacgggacTCGGAGCAAGCggggatagtggaaggtgtccctgcccctggcagggggctggaaccagaggatctttaaggtcccttccaagccagaccattctgtgattttgtgtttacagaaataaaaatcagtcaCTTTATCACTTATCCTTACCTTTTGCCAGTGCACGCTGGACTCAAATTTGTAGTGCACTTAAACAGTCCttaaaaaaacagaatttatgAACGCGACAGTTGCAGGAATATACATGTATGTGTATAAAATGGATATATCGAtctataaaatacagaaatacgtaatacataaatatatatggaGATATAATGCTATCAAAATATGTTCTTATAAACACtgctatataaatatataaaatatataaatatgtgttCTATTTATCTCTCTTTACCACTTTATAAAGATACAGTCTTTTAGCAGACCATAGAAGCAGCCAGGGCAGTGGGTATAGAACTGCAAGGGTGTGAAAAAGCAGCCAATGAACAGCACAAAGTGTCCCAGTAGCTGAAAGTTTTTagaaatttcttgttttctgtttgaggggggagggaagaagacAATGAGAAGCGAAAtggaataaaaaggaagaaaaaaccagagGAGACAGAGTAGAACCAGAATTAGAGCAAATGGGGCTCAGTAGGATACAGAAGTTTTAGGAAGGCTGAGGCGGTGATTTACTGACTCCACAGAAGGCTAATGTCAAACTGATTATCCCTTcaggtaacaaaaaaaaagaataccaCAAGGACAGAGTTCACCGAAATGTGAGAATGGCCAATTCTTTAAGAGGTGAAGTGGTGAAACTGTACAAAAATGTAAGTTTCTTAAATGCCACCAGCACTTTCCTTAACCAGAAAATGAAGCCCCTTTCACCGTGCACTCAGTTAATTACAAACACATTATTCTTTTCTCTCCAAGCTGCTGTACCTTGGAAGGGAGTATCCCAAAGGAGCAGACTACTTCAGATGCCGtttgaaagcagcttttctaaAAAACAAAGATGAGACAGACCCTGAAAAAATTAAGCAACTGATTGCCCGGGGAGAATTTGTTGTAAAGGAGCTGGAGGCTTTGTACTTCCTGAGGAAATACCGAGCCATGAAGCAGCGCTACTACAGCGATGACAAGCCTTGACTGTGCCTGTAACCACACACACCCTGGAAAGGTAACAATAAAAGAGCTCTAACTGCAAAAGAAGTGAAATGTAAATCCTTCCAACCCCTCTAGAGCACAAATCagggagctgcttccctgccagGAGTCGATTGAAGGGTTTGGGACGTGCAGTTTATGGGTAATAGGTCTTCCTCCGCTTTTGACTGCCTCAAACTAAACCTTCAGGTATGAAATGATTTTGCACAAAGGAGTGGTTGCACAGCCCTGTTCTGTCTCACTTCAATGTATGTGTTGAACAGAAACTCTTACCTTGTTGCTGTGTGTCTGAGTGTCAGTTCAAAGTGCTGTGCTTGTTGCTTGAAAGATGAACCTGGTTTTAAAAATCCTCCACACTGAACAATcaatttctgctggaaatgaaCACCCTCTCAAAAGCAAAgttcccagccctggagagggAGTGCTATGTTCAGTTCTGGTCCCCACAGttcaagaaagacaaaaagctACTGGAGAGGATCAAGCAGAAGCCATAAGCAtcaggggtctggagcatctcttatgaggaaagactgcaggagctgggcctgtaTAGTCCAGAGAAGAcaagactgagaggggatctcatcaatgCATATAAGTATCTCAaagggtgccaagaggatggtgccagacaCTTTTCAGgtgtgcccagcagcaggacaaggagcaatggccataaactaaacacaggaagttccacctcaacatgaggaagaacttctgtacactgagggtggcagagccctggaacagc encodes:
- the ETFRF1 gene encoding electron transfer flavoprotein regulatory factor 1, translated to MANSLRGEVVKLYKNLLYLGREYPKGADYFRCRLKAAFLKNKDETDPEKIKQLIARGEFVVKELEALYFLRKYRAMKQRYYSDDKP